A window of the Alnus glutinosa chromosome 4, dhAlnGlut1.1, whole genome shotgun sequence genome harbors these coding sequences:
- the LOC133866212 gene encoding protein STRICTOSIDINE SYNTHASE-LIKE 12-like, producing MATLFSLVLTKVAILLLCIAPISLSLTFKKIPLPTGATGPASFAFDLFGGPYVGVQDSRILKYEGPTTGFINVFFVGNLIDQVEAVCDGQTNDSLGPTCGWPFGLDFNILTQQLYVADAYFGLLVVGSNGRLGTILASGVNGTRFRFLNSVGLDPLIGVVYFTEFSVVYQLSNITQVILNGDATGSLLKYDPKTRQVTVLLTRLFGAARVAVSANGAFVLVSEQIGQRIQRFWIKGPKRNTTETFITFQGRPNKITRTGLGDFLVAVNVITNQSTQNVLPTVVRINAFGTVVKRVALDRQYNDTGVTEVIDHLGEYYIGSQYVNVTFVGVYGIL from the exons ATGGCTACACTATTCTCTCTCGTCCTTACCAAGGTTGCCATCCTCCTCTTGTGCATTGCTCCTATTTCACTTTCTCTAACTTTTAAGAAGATTCCATTGCCAACAGGTGCCACAGGTCCTGCATCTTTTGCCTTTGACTTGTTTGGTGGACCATATGTGGGTGTCCAAGACAGTCGAATTCTCAAATATGAAGGACCCACTACTGGTTTC ATTAATGTATTTTTTGTGGGAAATCTGATTGATCAGGTCGAGGCGGTATGTGATGGCCAAACTAATGATTCTTTGGGACCCACCTGTGGGTGGCCATTTGGTTTGGATTTCAACATTTTGACGCAGCAGCTCTACGTAGCTGATGCATATTTTGGGCTTTTGGTGGTGGGATCTAATGGAAGGCTGGGAACCATTCTCGCCAGCGGTGTTAATGGGACGCGCTTCCGCTTCCTTAATAGTGTAGGCCTCGACCCGTTAATTGGAGTTGTTTACTTCACAGAATTTAGTGTTGTTTACCAGCTAAG CAATATTACTCAGGTAATACTTAATGGCGATGCAACAGGAAGTTTATTAAAATATGATCCAAAGACAAGGCAGGTTACTGTGTTGCTAACAAGGCTTTTTGGAGCTGCCAGGGTTGCAGTTAGTGCTAACGGTGCATTTGTTCTCGTCTCAGAGCAGATAGGTCAAAGAATTCAGAGGTTTTGGATCAAAGGTCCTAAAAGAAATACGACCGAAACTTTCATAACCTTCCAAGGAAGACCAAATAAAATCACAAGAACCGGATTGGGAGATTTTTTGGTGGCAGTGAATGTAATAACAAACCAATCTACCCAAAACGTTCTGCCCACCGTGGTAAGGATCAATGCATTTGGCACTGTTGTAAAAAGGGTGGCACTTGACAGGCAGTATAACGACACGGGAGTCACTGAAGTTATAGACCATCTTGGGGAATATTATATCGGGTCTCAATATGTGAATGTGACTTTTGTTGGTGTCTATGGCATCCTCtaa